One window of Burkholderia cepacia GG4 genomic DNA carries:
- a CDS encoding HTH-type transcriptional regulator ArgP, which yields MSMTIDPKQAAALLAVADTGSFEQAAVRLHVTASAVTQRVRALEASLGTPLVLRTRPCRPTVAGQRVLQHLRRVALLQADLQSTLATERESPISVTIALNSDSLGTWFLPALTSVLAGERILFELIVEDQDHTFALLESGMAVGCVTTEPKPMRGCVATPLGTMRYRLLATAAFAVRWFPRGLNRTSARAAPVVAYSRRDTLQSAFLKEKFGLPEGAYPCHYVPGTHAHFAAVRHGLGYAMVPEPLIGGAPLDAQGLVDLAPVHPTDVALYWHAWTVQSPTMASLSARVVEAARRLLAPLP from the coding sequence ATGTCGATGACGATCGATCCGAAGCAGGCCGCCGCGCTGCTGGCCGTCGCCGACACCGGCAGCTTCGAGCAGGCCGCCGTGCGCCTGCACGTGACCGCGTCCGCCGTCACGCAGCGGGTCCGCGCGCTGGAGGCGAGCCTCGGCACGCCACTCGTGCTGCGCACGCGGCCGTGCCGGCCGACGGTGGCCGGACAACGCGTGCTGCAGCACCTGCGCCGCGTCGCGCTGCTGCAGGCCGACCTGCAAAGCACGCTCGCGACCGAGCGCGAATCGCCGATCTCGGTCACGATCGCGCTGAACTCCGACAGTCTCGGCACCTGGTTCCTGCCCGCGCTGACGTCCGTGCTCGCGGGCGAGCGCATCCTGTTCGAGCTGATCGTCGAGGATCAGGACCATACGTTCGCGCTGCTCGAAAGCGGGATGGCCGTCGGCTGCGTGACGACCGAGCCGAAGCCGATGCGCGGCTGCGTTGCGACGCCGCTCGGCACGATGCGCTACCGGCTGCTCGCGACCGCCGCGTTCGCGGTGCGCTGGTTTCCGCGCGGCCTGAATCGCACCAGCGCGCGCGCTGCGCCCGTCGTCGCGTATTCGCGGCGCGACACGCTGCAGTCCGCATTCCTGAAGGAGAAGTTCGGGTTGCCCGAAGGCGCGTACCCGTGCCATTACGTGCCGGGCACGCACGCGCATTTCGCGGCGGTGCGGCACGGGCTCGGCTACGCGATGGTGCCGGAGCCGCTGATCGGCGGCGCGCCGCTCGACGCGCAGGGGCTCGTCGATCTCGCCCCCGTGCATCCGACCGACGTCGCGCTGTACTGGCATGCGTGGACCGTGCAGTCGCCGACGATGGCGTCGCTGTCCGCGCGGGTCGTCGAAGCGGCGCGCCGGTTGCTCGCGCCGCTACCGTGA
- a CDS encoding DUF1059 domain-containing protein yields the protein MSRRYIDCREFPSAMHCSVAISADSDNELLEAAVQHAVSVHQHTDSAELRTQLKALFRDGTPPVDMPRQA from the coding sequence ATGTCCCGCCGCTATATCGATTGCCGCGAGTTTCCCAGCGCGATGCACTGCTCGGTCGCGATTTCCGCCGACTCCGACAACGAACTGCTGGAAGCCGCCGTGCAACATGCGGTCTCGGTGCACCAGCACACCGACAGCGCCGAACTGCGCACGCAACTGAAAGCGCTGTTCCGCGACGGCACGCCGCCCGTCGACATGCCGCGCCAGGCGTAA
- the cydB gene encoding cytochrome d ubiquinol oxidase subunit II — MDVTVIWAAIIALGLFMYVVLDGFDLGIGIVFPFFPDEKERDLMMNTVAPVWDGNETWLVLGGAGLFAVFPIVYSTVLSALYLPLIFMLVCLIFRGVSFEIRAKARRTKQLWDLAFIGGSAGATLFQGIALGAFLQGINVKDGVFAGDAFDWLTPFSLLTGLGLIVTYALLGCCWLVAKTEGDLQRRLHRVVWPLTIVLLGFIAVISLWTPLQDPAIAQRWFDSGLFWRLLPVPFLVAGCAVWMRRAVRDRHDMTPFVLALALVLLGYVGLLVTLFPYAIPQTMTIWEAAAPRSSQTFTLVGAAVILPIIIAYTTMGYWVFRGKVRHEDQHYYHH, encoded by the coding sequence ATGGACGTCACCGTAATCTGGGCCGCGATCATCGCATTGGGGCTCTTCATGTACGTCGTGCTCGACGGCTTCGACCTCGGCATCGGCATCGTCTTCCCGTTCTTCCCGGACGAGAAGGAACGCGACCTGATGATGAACACCGTCGCGCCGGTGTGGGACGGCAACGAAACGTGGCTCGTGCTCGGCGGCGCCGGGCTGTTCGCGGTGTTCCCGATCGTCTATTCGACGGTGCTGTCGGCGCTGTACCTGCCGCTGATCTTCATGCTGGTGTGCCTGATCTTTCGCGGCGTGTCGTTCGAGATCCGCGCGAAGGCGCGGCGCACGAAGCAGCTGTGGGATCTCGCGTTCATCGGCGGCTCGGCCGGCGCGACGCTGTTCCAGGGGATCGCGCTCGGCGCGTTCCTGCAAGGCATCAACGTGAAGGACGGCGTGTTCGCGGGCGACGCATTCGACTGGCTCACGCCGTTCAGCCTGCTGACGGGCCTCGGCCTGATCGTCACGTACGCGCTGCTCGGCTGTTGCTGGCTCGTCGCGAAGACGGAAGGCGACCTGCAGCGCCGCCTGCATCGCGTCGTGTGGCCGCTGACGATCGTGCTGCTCGGCTTCATCGCGGTCATCAGCCTGTGGACGCCGCTGCAGGATCCGGCCATCGCACAGCGCTGGTTCGATTCGGGGCTGTTCTGGCGCCTGCTGCCGGTGCCGTTCCTGGTCGCCGGGTGCGCGGTGTGGATGCGCCGCGCGGTGCGCGACCGGCACGACATGACGCCGTTCGTGCTGGCGCTGGCGCTGGTGCTGCTCGGCTACGTCGGCCTGCTCGTCACGCTGTTCCCGTATGCGATTCCTCAGACGATGACGATCTGGGAAGCGGCCGCGCCGCGCTCGAGCCAGACCTTCACGCTGGTCGGCGCAGCGGTTATCCTCCCGATCATCATCGCCTACACGACGATGGGTTACTGGGTATTCCGAGGCAAGGTGCGCCATGAAGACCAGCATTACTACCACCACTGA
- a CDS encoding YqaE/Pmp3 family membrane protein, which translates to MRLLLALLLPWFQFFTIGRPIAGIICLILQLTIIGWLPAAIWSVYALSQYKTDRKIEAALRERR; encoded by the coding sequence ATGCGCCTGCTGCTTGCCCTGCTGTTGCCGTGGTTCCAGTTCTTCACGATCGGCCGCCCGATCGCGGGGATCATCTGCCTGATCCTGCAGCTCACGATCATCGGCTGGCTGCCGGCCGCGATCTGGTCGGTATATGCGCTGAGCCAGTACAAGACCGATCGCAAGATCGAAGCGGCGCTGCGCGAGCGGCGGTAG
- a CDS encoding rhodanese-like domain-containing protein — MIFRQLFDPQSSTYTYLLADHASREALLIDPVFEQVRRDAALLDELGLRLVATVDTHVHADHVTGAWLLKQRTGSTIAISAASGAQGADRYLDDGDRCRFGARYLTVRATPGHTSGCISLVLDDESMAFTGDCLLIRGTGRTDFQQGDPRALYRAVHGRLFTLPAACLLYPAHDYRGLTVTSVGEERRFNPRLGGDLSEDDFAGYMRNLGLAHPRQIDVAVPANLQCGVAANAPDAQAVADWAPLVYTFAGFWEIDPQWLEDHLPAVQIVDVREPDEFTGPLGHLPGATPIPLGELAARTGELARDRPIVTVCRAGGRSAQATVILLKAGFAAVANLGGGMLRWRGEGRVVRDGRS, encoded by the coding sequence ATGATCTTCCGGCAACTTTTCGACCCGCAATCGTCCACCTACACGTATCTGCTAGCCGATCATGCGTCGCGCGAAGCGCTGCTGATCGATCCCGTGTTCGAGCAGGTGCGGCGCGATGCGGCGTTGCTCGACGAGCTCGGGCTGCGGCTCGTCGCGACCGTCGACACGCACGTGCATGCCGATCACGTGACGGGCGCGTGGCTGCTCAAGCAGCGCACCGGCAGCACGATCGCGATCTCGGCCGCGAGTGGCGCGCAGGGCGCCGACCGCTACCTGGACGACGGCGATCGCTGCAGGTTCGGCGCGCGCTACCTGACCGTGCGTGCGACGCCGGGCCACACGAGCGGCTGCATCAGCCTCGTGCTCGACGACGAATCGATGGCGTTCACCGGCGACTGCCTGCTGATTCGCGGCACCGGCCGCACCGACTTCCAGCAGGGCGATCCGCGTGCGCTGTATCGCGCAGTGCATGGCCGGCTGTTCACGTTGCCGGCGGCATGCCTGCTGTATCCGGCGCACGACTATCGCGGGCTGACGGTGACGAGCGTCGGCGAGGAGCGGCGCTTCAATCCGCGCCTCGGCGGCGATCTCAGCGAAGACGATTTCGCGGGCTACATGCGCAACCTCGGGCTCGCGCATCCGCGCCAGATCGACGTGGCGGTGCCCGCGAACCTGCAGTGCGGGGTGGCCGCGAACGCGCCCGACGCGCAGGCGGTGGCCGACTGGGCACCGCTCGTCTATACGTTCGCCGGGTTCTGGGAGATCGATCCGCAATGGCTCGAGGATCACCTGCCGGCGGTGCAGATCGTCGACGTGCGCGAGCCGGACGAATTCACCGGCCCGCTCGGCCACCTGCCCGGCGCGACGCCGATTCCGCTGGGCGAACTGGCCGCGCGCACCGGCGAGCTCGCGCGCGACCGGCCGATCGTGACCGTGTGCCGCGCCGGCGGCCGCTCCGCGCAGGCAACCGTGATCCTGCTGAAGGCAGGTTTCGCTGCCGTCGCGAATCTCGGCGGCGGAATGCTGCGCTGGCGCGGCGAAGGGCGAGTCGTGAGGGACGGCCGGTCGTAG
- a CDS encoding alkaline phosphatase family protein has translation MISRFVKQRKMAAMVAGALALASVGAYAAQQDGNSQGNDAGHGRRVAKHVLLISVDGLHEQDLARCIGANTCPNIAVLAQSGVTYTNAYTPGLSDSFPGLAALVTGGSPKTAGLFYDVSYDRNLYAPSDTTCSGKQGWNVVFDETTGIDAQNGGALVHLDGGGAFNPQAIPHALVNGQCVSVYPHNYVKTNTVFEAVKAGVPNAYTAWADKHAWGYDWLNGPSGTGVDDLMRTEINSIDPATNTDYTDVYSHTARFDNLHVQALINQIDGRDSTGTKNAPVPTLFGGNFQTLSVAQKAAVAKGGGYLDANFTPNGQVANAITYVDNSIGRIVAELKQRNLYTSTAVIVTAKHGQSPTDRTKLVKNGDTLTKLLEANNYVDPNGNFGQNNTTTGNLNDGSGLVGTGFVQTDDVGLIWLRDRSQRTAVVQTLKANLGCNAPGICADGSQAYILYGAALAERFGDPANGRTPDIIVQPNPGVIYTSSTKKDEEHGGNAPDDSHLGLLVSYPGLHRARTVSDTVGTKQVAPTILGLLGAEPKLLHAVVAEHTHVLPGLGLGN, from the coding sequence ATGATTTCCAGGTTCGTTAAGCAACGGAAGATGGCGGCGATGGTGGCGGGCGCGCTGGCGCTCGCAAGCGTGGGCGCCTACGCGGCGCAGCAGGATGGCAACAGTCAGGGCAACGACGCCGGCCACGGCCGGCGCGTCGCGAAGCACGTGCTGCTGATCAGCGTCGACGGCCTGCACGAGCAGGATCTCGCGCGCTGCATCGGCGCGAATACGTGCCCGAACATCGCGGTGCTCGCGCAAAGCGGCGTCACGTACACGAACGCGTACACGCCCGGCCTGTCGGACTCGTTCCCGGGCCTCGCGGCGCTCGTGACGGGCGGCTCGCCGAAGACGGCCGGCCTGTTCTACGACGTGTCGTACGACCGCAACCTGTACGCGCCGAGCGACACGACCTGCTCGGGCAAGCAGGGCTGGAACGTCGTATTCGACGAGACGACCGGCATCGATGCGCAGAACGGCGGCGCGCTCGTGCACCTCGACGGCGGCGGCGCATTCAACCCGCAGGCGATTCCGCATGCACTCGTGAACGGTCAGTGCGTGTCGGTGTATCCGCACAACTACGTGAAGACCAACACGGTGTTCGAGGCCGTGAAGGCCGGCGTGCCGAACGCGTACACCGCGTGGGCCGACAAGCATGCGTGGGGCTACGACTGGCTGAACGGCCCGTCGGGCACCGGCGTCGACGATCTGATGCGTACCGAGATCAACTCGATCGACCCGGCGACGAACACCGACTACACCGACGTCTATTCGCACACCGCGCGCTTCGACAACCTGCACGTGCAGGCGCTGATCAACCAGATCGACGGCCGCGATTCGACGGGCACGAAGAACGCGCCGGTGCCGACGCTGTTCGGCGGCAACTTCCAGACGCTCAGCGTCGCGCAGAAGGCGGCGGTCGCGAAGGGCGGCGGCTACCTCGATGCGAACTTCACGCCGAACGGGCAGGTCGCGAACGCGATCACCTACGTCGACAATTCGATCGGCCGTATCGTCGCGGAGCTGAAGCAGCGCAACCTGTACACGTCGACGGCCGTGATCGTCACGGCGAAGCACGGCCAGTCGCCGACCGATCGCACGAAGCTCGTGAAGAACGGCGACACGCTGACGAAGCTGCTCGAAGCGAACAACTACGTCGACCCGAACGGCAACTTCGGCCAGAACAACACGACGACGGGCAACCTGAACGACGGTTCGGGCCTGGTCGGCACGGGCTTCGTGCAGACCGACGACGTCGGCCTGATCTGGTTGCGCGACCGTAGCCAGCGCACGGCCGTGGTGCAGACGCTGAAGGCGAACCTCGGCTGCAACGCGCCGGGGATCTGCGCGGACGGTTCGCAGGCATACATCCTGTACGGCGCCGCGCTGGCCGAGCGGTTCGGCGATCCGGCCAACGGCCGCACGCCGGACATCATCGTCCAGCCGAATCCGGGCGTGATCTACACGTCAAGCACGAAGAAGGACGAGGAGCACGGCGGCAACGCGCCGGACGACAGCCACCTCGGCCTGCTCGTGTCGTACCCGGGCCTGCATCGCGCGCGTACCGTGAGCGATACCGTCGGCACGAAGCAGGTCGCGCCGACGATCCTCGGGCTGCTCGGCGCCGAACCGAAGCTGCTGCACGCGGTCGTGGCCGAGCACACGCACGTGCTGCCGGGTCTCGGTCTCGGCAACTGA
- a CDS encoding SRPBCC family protein produces MSASHVEPVEALDLVITRTLRAPRQALWRAWTDPELLKQWWCPKPWTTEVRAFDLRPGGAFHTFMRGPDGGTSDNPGCFLEIVPEARIAFTSMLAGGWRPQVPWLGFTAIITMADDGAGCRYDARVMHPDAATRERHEALGFFEGWNICITQLDEFAAALR; encoded by the coding sequence ATGTCAGCAAGCCACGTCGAACCCGTCGAAGCCCTTGACCTCGTCATCACGCGCACGCTGCGCGCACCGCGCCAGGCGCTCTGGCGCGCCTGGACCGACCCCGAACTGCTGAAGCAATGGTGGTGCCCGAAACCGTGGACCACCGAAGTGCGCGCGTTCGACCTGCGCCCGGGCGGCGCCTTCCACACGTTCATGCGCGGCCCCGACGGCGGCACGAGCGACAACCCCGGTTGTTTCCTCGAGATCGTGCCCGAAGCGCGGATCGCCTTCACGTCGATGCTCGCGGGCGGCTGGCGGCCGCAGGTGCCGTGGCTGGGCTTCACGGCCATCATCACGATGGCCGACGACGGCGCGGGCTGCCGCTACGATGCGCGCGTGATGCATCCCGACGCTGCGACACGCGAGCGCCACGAGGCACTCGGCTTCTTCGAGGGCTGGAACATCTGCATCACCCAGCTCGACGAATTCGCGGCCGCGTTGCGCTGA
- a CDS encoding SRPBCC family protein — protein MLHMHTHSTRVSRHLNAPRGRVYRALLDPQAVEQWKVPDGMTCRVHAYDAREGGALRVSLSYDEPSAGAGKTTAHTDTYHGRFVTLVPDERIVEIDVFETDDPMLRGAMTITITLSDEAGGTRVDAVHDGVPPGVPAADNETGWRMALARLAALVEAG, from the coding sequence ATGCTGCACATGCACACGCATTCGACCCGGGTCAGCCGGCACCTGAACGCCCCGCGCGGGCGCGTCTATCGTGCGCTGCTCGACCCGCAAGCAGTCGAACAATGGAAGGTGCCCGACGGCATGACGTGCCGCGTGCACGCGTACGACGCGCGTGAAGGCGGCGCGCTGCGCGTGTCGCTGAGCTACGACGAACCGTCAGCCGGCGCCGGCAAGACCACCGCGCACACCGACACCTATCACGGCCGCTTCGTGACGCTCGTACCCGACGAGCGGATCGTCGAAATCGACGTGTTCGAAACCGACGATCCAATGCTGCGCGGTGCGATGACGATCACGATCACGCTGTCCGACGAAGCAGGCGGCACGCGCGTCGATGCGGTGCACGATGGCGTGCCGCCGGGCGTGCCGGCCGCCGACAACGAGACCGGCTGGCGCATGGCGCTCGCCAGGCTCGCGGCGCTGGTCGAAGCGGGCTAG
- the ltaE gene encoding low-specificity L-threonine aldolase: protein MIDLRSDTVTRPSQAMLAAMTGAEVGDDVWGDDPTVLRLQAITAERAGQEAGLFFPSGTQSNLAALMAHCERGDEYIVGQLAHTYKYEGGGAAVLGSIQPQPIENAPDGTLPLAKIAAAIKPLDNHFARTRLLALENTIGGQVLPEGYVQEAVAFARSRGLAAHLDGARACNAAVASGRSIAELCAPFDTVSICFSKGLGAPVGSVLVGNRALVERAQRWRKVLGGGMRQSGILAAACLYALDHNVERLADDHANAGRLAEGLARIESVKVLSHATNMVFAQFPEADCAPLEAWLKERGILTQMLYASRFVTHCDVSRADIETFIDAVGAYFAQRRT, encoded by the coding sequence ATGATCGATTTACGCAGCGATACCGTGACACGTCCGAGCCAGGCGATGCTGGCCGCGATGACTGGTGCCGAAGTCGGCGATGACGTATGGGGCGACGACCCGACCGTGCTGCGCCTGCAGGCGATTACGGCCGAGCGGGCGGGCCAGGAGGCCGGTCTGTTCTTCCCGAGCGGCACGCAGAGCAACCTGGCCGCGCTGATGGCCCATTGCGAACGCGGCGACGAATACATCGTCGGCCAGCTCGCGCACACCTACAAGTACGAAGGCGGCGGCGCCGCCGTGCTCGGCAGCATCCAGCCGCAGCCGATCGAGAACGCGCCCGACGGCACGCTGCCGCTCGCGAAGATCGCCGCGGCGATCAAGCCGCTCGACAACCACTTCGCCCGCACGCGCCTGCTCGCGCTCGAAAACACGATCGGCGGCCAGGTGTTGCCGGAAGGCTATGTGCAGGAAGCCGTCGCGTTCGCGCGCAGCCGCGGGCTGGCCGCGCACCTCGACGGCGCGCGCGCGTGCAATGCGGCCGTCGCGTCGGGCCGTTCGATCGCCGAGCTGTGCGCGCCGTTCGATACCGTGTCGATCTGCTTCTCGAAAGGGCTCGGCGCACCGGTCGGCTCGGTGCTGGTCGGCAACCGCGCGCTGGTCGAGCGCGCGCAGCGCTGGCGCAAGGTGCTGGGCGGCGGGATGCGGCAGTCGGGCATCCTCGCGGCAGCCTGCCTGTATGCGCTCGACCATAACGTCGAGCGGCTCGCCGACGATCACGCGAACGCCGGGCGTCTCGCGGAAGGCCTCGCGCGCATCGAGTCGGTGAAGGTGCTGTCGCACGCGACGAACATGGTGTTTGCCCAATTCCCCGAAGCCGATTGCGCGCCGCTCGAGGCGTGGCTCAAGGAGCGCGGGATCCTCACGCAGATGCTGTACGCGTCGCGCTTCGTCACGCACTGCGACGTGTCGCGCGCGGACATCGAGACCTTCATCGACGCGGTGGGGGCGTATTTCGCGCAGCGCCGCACGTAA
- a CDS encoding cytochrome ubiquinol oxidase subunit I, which translates to MDTAISALDLARLQFAFTVSFHIVFPALSIGLASFIAVLEYRWLKTGKPYYKTLCLFWSKIFAVAFGMGVVSGVVMSYQFGTNWAGFSSFAGAVTGPLLMYEVMTAFFLEAGFLGIMLFGWNRVSPRAHFGATLMVAIGTLISTFWILASNSWMQTPQGFEIVDGRVVPTDWFAIIFNPSFPYRLFHMAIAAFIVAALVVAATGAWHLLKGRRDKGVKKMFSMALWLLLVLAPLQAVIGDQHGINTLKHQPAKIAAIEGLWDTEKGGTALNLFGLPDMKAETTRYAVKVPHLGSLILTHSWDGEIRGLKDFPPEDRPNSTIVFWSFRIMVGLGFAMIGLAALAWLLRRRGRLYESKWFQRFALVMGPTGFVSLLAGWVTTEAGRQPWVVYGVKRTAQAVSPLSVQQVSLSMMTFVIVYFLVFGTGVYYMLKLMKAGPALPDAKHDDMPDTRPDHTARRPMSAVDELIETV; encoded by the coding sequence ATGGACACCGCAATTTCGGCCCTCGATCTGGCCCGCCTGCAATTCGCGTTCACCGTCTCGTTTCACATCGTCTTCCCGGCGCTGAGCATCGGCCTCGCCAGCTTCATCGCCGTGCTCGAATATCGCTGGCTGAAGACCGGCAAGCCGTACTACAAAACCCTTTGCCTGTTCTGGTCGAAGATCTTCGCGGTCGCGTTCGGGATGGGCGTCGTCTCCGGCGTCGTGATGAGCTATCAGTTCGGCACGAACTGGGCGGGCTTCTCGAGCTTCGCCGGCGCCGTCACCGGCCCGCTGCTGATGTACGAGGTCATGACCGCGTTCTTCCTCGAAGCCGGCTTCCTCGGCATCATGCTGTTCGGCTGGAATCGCGTCAGCCCGCGCGCGCACTTCGGCGCGACGCTGATGGTCGCGATCGGCACACTGATCTCGACGTTCTGGATCCTCGCATCGAACAGCTGGATGCAGACGCCGCAGGGCTTCGAGATCGTCGACGGCCGCGTGGTGCCGACCGACTGGTTCGCGATCATCTTCAACCCGTCGTTCCCGTACCGCCTGTTCCACATGGCGATCGCCGCGTTCATCGTCGCCGCGCTGGTGGTGGCCGCGACCGGCGCATGGCACCTGCTGAAGGGCCGCCGCGACAAGGGCGTGAAGAAGATGTTCTCGATGGCGCTGTGGCTGCTGCTGGTGCTCGCGCCGCTGCAGGCCGTGATCGGCGACCAGCACGGCATCAACACGCTGAAGCACCAGCCCGCGAAGATCGCCGCGATCGAAGGGCTGTGGGACACCGAAAAGGGCGGCACGGCGCTCAACCTGTTCGGCCTTCCGGACATGAAGGCCGAAACGACCCGCTACGCGGTGAAGGTGCCGCACCTCGGCAGCCTGATCCTCACGCACAGCTGGGACGGCGAGATCCGCGGGCTGAAGGACTTCCCGCCTGAAGACCGCCCGAACTCGACGATCGTGTTCTGGAGCTTCCGGATCATGGTCGGCCTGGGCTTCGCGATGATCGGTCTGGCCGCGCTCGCATGGCTGCTGCGCCGCCGCGGCCGCCTGTATGAATCGAAGTGGTTCCAGCGCTTCGCGCTCGTGATGGGCCCGACCGGTTTCGTGTCGCTGCTCGCGGGCTGGGTGACGACCGAAGCGGGCCGCCAGCCGTGGGTCGTGTACGGCGTGAAGCGCACCGCGCAGGCCGTGTCGCCGCTGTCGGTCCAGCAGGTCAGCCTGTCGATGATGACGTTCGTGATCGTGTACTTCCTCGTGTTCGGCACCGGCGTGTACTACATGCTGAAGCTGATGAAGGCCGGCCCGGCGCTGCCCGACGCAAAGCACGACGACATGCCCGACACCCGCCCCGATCACACCGCGCGCCGCCCGATGTCGGCCGTCGACGAACTGATCGAGACCGTCTGA
- a CDS encoding glutathione S-transferase family protein, which produces MTPTLYAHPFSSYCQKVLTALYENGTPFEYRVLAHDDPKPMQELTALWPLKRFPVLVDAGRTVIEATIIVEYLGLYHPGPVRLLPDDPRAALEVRTMDRFFDNYVSTPQQKVVFDSLRPEGERDPRGVADARAMLETSYAWLDQKMADREWAAGDRFSLADCGAAPFLFYADWTHRIDPSFANVIAYRKRLLARPSFARAVDEARPYRSFFPLGAPDRD; this is translated from the coding sequence ATGACGCCGACGCTTTACGCCCATCCCTTTTCGTCCTACTGCCAAAAAGTGCTGACCGCGCTGTACGAGAACGGCACGCCGTTCGAGTATCGCGTGCTCGCACACGACGATCCGAAGCCGATGCAGGAACTGACCGCGCTGTGGCCGCTGAAGCGCTTCCCGGTGCTCGTGGATGCCGGCCGCACCGTGATCGAGGCGACCATCATCGTCGAGTATCTCGGCCTCTACCATCCGGGCCCCGTGCGCTTGCTGCCCGACGATCCGCGCGCGGCGCTGGAAGTGCGGACGATGGATCGTTTCTTCGACAACTACGTGTCGACGCCGCAGCAGAAGGTCGTGTTCGATTCGCTGCGGCCCGAGGGCGAGCGCGATCCGCGCGGCGTCGCCGATGCGCGCGCGATGCTCGAAACGTCGTACGCATGGCTGGACCAAAAGATGGCCGATCGCGAATGGGCGGCCGGCGACCGGTTCAGCCTCGCCGACTGCGGCGCGGCGCCATTCCTGTTCTACGCGGACTGGACGCACCGGATCGATCCGTCGTTTGCGAACGTGATCGCGTATCGCAAGCGGCTGCTTGCGCGGCCGTCGTTCGCGCGTGCGGTGGACGAGGCGCGGCCGTATCGTTCGTTCTTTCCACTCGGCGCGCCCGATCGCGACTGA
- a CDS encoding phosphatase PAP2 family protein, producing MNNFDTSIQIFLTHITFSPLMNHAIRVIAGLYTFKGFILIPVLCWLWFQPGPERERQRELIIATVASGLVALAFGRLLAKVLPFRVRPIYNPDLHLHFPSEELRAATLQAWSSFPSDHAMLWMAIATGIFIIARRAGVLALLYAVVFICVPRAYLGYHYPTDLIAGAAIGIAIAWLLTRDAIRSRFAPQVLDAIRRFPAPAYTLAFLLCFELITQFDELLTLAQSVKHTTM from the coding sequence ATGAACAATTTCGACACCTCGATCCAGATCTTCCTGACCCACATCACGTTCAGCCCGCTGATGAACCACGCGATCCGCGTGATCGCGGGCCTCTATACGTTCAAGGGCTTCATCCTCATCCCCGTGCTGTGCTGGCTGTGGTTCCAGCCGGGACCGGAACGCGAACGGCAGCGCGAGCTGATCATCGCGACGGTCGCGAGCGGGCTCGTCGCGCTCGCATTCGGCCGGTTGCTCGCGAAAGTCCTGCCGTTCCGCGTGCGGCCGATCTACAACCCCGACCTGCACCTGCACTTCCCGTCCGAGGAATTGCGCGCGGCCACGCTGCAGGCATGGAGCTCGTTCCCGAGCGATCACGCGATGCTGTGGATGGCGATCGCGACGGGGATCTTCATCATCGCGCGCCGCGCCGGCGTACTCGCGCTGCTGTATGCGGTCGTGTTCATCTGCGTGCCGCGCGCGTATCTCGGTTATCACTACCCGACCGACCTGATCGCCGGCGCGGCGATCGGCATCGCGATCGCGTGGCTGCTGACGCGCGATGCCATTCGCTCGCGCTTCGCACCACAGGTGCTGGACGCGATCCGGCGCTTCCCCGCGCCGGCCTATACGCTCGCGTTCCTGCTGTGCTTCGAGCTGATCACGCAGTTCGACGAACTGCTGACGCTTGCGCAGTCGGTCAAGCATACGACGATGTAA
- a CDS encoding 2-hydroxychromene-2-carboxylate isomerase, whose translation MNAARTATWYFDFVSPFAYLQQERFDRLPPAAAFEPKPIVLGALLTHWGQKAPAEIATKRIFTYRHAQYRADQLGIAFRMPPAHPFNPIRPLRLAIAMGGSRDAIQRIFRHIWRDGQDVSTPDGFAALCEAVGFPEGVTAVDAQPVKDALRANTDCAIAHGVFGVPTFELDGDLFWGDDATDMFVDCATSRAWLDSPEVRRISALPEGIRRG comes from the coding sequence ATGAACGCCGCGCGCACCGCTACCTGGTATTTCGATTTCGTTTCGCCGTTCGCCTACCTGCAGCAGGAACGGTTCGATCGCTTGCCGCCTGCCGCGGCGTTCGAGCCGAAGCCGATCGTGCTCGGCGCGCTGCTCACGCACTGGGGCCAGAAAGCGCCGGCCGAGATCGCGACGAAGCGCATCTTCACCTATCGCCACGCGCAATACCGCGCGGACCAGCTCGGCATTGCGTTCCGGATGCCGCCCGCGCATCCGTTCAACCCGATCCGGCCGCTGCGCCTCGCGATCGCGATGGGCGGCTCGCGCGACGCGATCCAGCGGATCTTCCGGCACATCTGGCGCGACGGCCAGGACGTGTCGACGCCGGACGGCTTCGCCGCGCTGTGCGAGGCGGTCGGCTTTCCCGAAGGCGTGACGGCTGTCGATGCGCAGCCGGTCAAGGACGCACTGCGCGCGAACACCGACTGCGCGATCGCGCACGGCGTGTTCGGCGTGCCGACCTTCGAACTCGATGGCGACCTGTTCTGGGGCGACGACGCGACCGACATGTTCGTCGATTGCGCGACGTCCCGCGCATGGCTCGACTCGCCCGAAGTACGCCGCATCAGCGCGCTGCCCGAAGGCATCCGGCGCGGCTGA